GCCGCGCCAAATCAACCGTGATCCCGGTATATAAAGTCTGATCCGCGCATTTTAAGATATAAAGATAGTACATGAATTTATTATCGCACTTTTAAACAAAAAAAGGCAGACGCTCTGGTCTGCCGTTACTTAATGAAAAGGCGGATTTGTTTCAGGCCAAGGGACTGTCCTTGCCGAGACTCGCGATTATTTCCGCCGCCTCGTCCACCAATGGCCGTAAACTTTCGTCATGGGTAAAGACCAGCAGCCTGGTTCCGCGCTGAGCGCCCAAGGCGGATAATTCCAAGACATTAATAGCGTCAGCTTCGGCGCCGGTATCGGTCCGACAGACGGTTATTTTTCCCGGCTCGACTTTTTTCTCCCGCATCCTGGCGGCAATGACCATGCAGGCCAGCTCTCCCAGCCCGCTCTTCGCCGAGACATCGCAAAATTCTTCGTACGTCGGTAATTTCCCTCTAATATTGGTTTTCCCGATCTTTTTTAAAGTCATTTTGCCCTCCCGTAGCATTAAAAAGATCCTGAATGTTCGGCCTCCAGAATCACTTTGCGCCTTTATACAAAATTAGTCAACTTTTCTGCTCTTCCAGATTTCCACGGTATTTTTGAGCGCCGCGGCAATAGTTATCGGCCCGACTCCGCCCGGCACCGGCGTGAGATAACCGGCTTGGTCCTTGACGCTTGCGGCGTTCACATCGCCGCGAACTTTATCATCTTCTTTGCTGATGCCAATATCAATAATCACCGCGTCTTTTTTTATCATCTCGCCGGTTATCAAATCAGGTTGGCCCACCGCCGTAACCAAAATATCCGCCTTAGCCGTTTGCTCGGCCAAATCTCCATCGGCAGGCGTTACGATTTTTGTCAGCGCGCCGTGCAATTCCAAAATTTTGGCGAGCGCCAGGCCGAATATTTCCGAATTGACCACAATGCAAGCCGACCTACCTTCGGGATTAAATTTTATTTCTTCAAAAATTTCCAAGATCACCTGGCAGACCGGCGGCAAAATTTCCTCGTCGCCCGCCATTAATTTTTTCAAATTCTCCGGATGAAAACGATCCACATCCTTGGCCGGATCCATTAAAGCGATTATTTTATCCGTGTTGAAATTATCCGGCAGCGGCAATTGCAATAAAATTCCGTCCGTCGCCGTATCATTATTCAAAAACTTGATCATTTCTTCCAGCTCGGCTTCAGCCGCATTGGCCGGCAATTTATAGAGCGTCGTATCCACGCCGACTTTTTTCGCCTCTTTTTCTTTGAGCGAAACATAAAGCTGCGAATCCGGCCGGTCGCCAACTAAAATAATTGCGAGCATCGGGCGCTTGGGCGCGCAAATATCGTTCTGATTGCGCAACAAAATCTCGGCGACAATCTCGTCCTTGATCTTATCGGCTATTTTTTTTCCATCGATAATTTTCACGTAACATGGAGCACACAACACGTAACAAATCTTAAAAAATTCGTTACCTGCTACGGGCTATTAATTAGTTCTAGTAGAATCTCTGCCGGCGATCTCCGCTAAGGTTGCCGTTATATTTGAATTTGACGGTGCAAATAATCGGGTATATATTATAGTGTTGCGGGTCCGAAATTTTTTCACTTTTTCAGGGAGGTACTGATGATAAGTCCCGAAACCGTATTTGATTATTGCGTCAGGAAGCTGACCGAGCAAATCCGCGAATGCACTTTCAAGCCCCGGCTCCCCGATTCCGAAGGAATTGTTGATGAGGCAATCGCCAAAGCTTATCTCAAATTACGCGAAGCCGCAGTGGTCGGACCCATCTATAAAGCATTACGGGACAAAAATCCGGATGAATACGGTTACCATGAGTTCGACCGCGATTACGGGAAATACATCTGGGACAAGGGATACCAGTGGGTCAAGGGGATCATCGGCGAAGAACCTCTGTACGTAATCCACTTTCGATAAAGAAATAGGGGAATAAAGGGTTGTTTGGAATTCCAAGCGACCTTTTTTATTTTCTACTTATTCGGTCTCGATTACGGATTTTAACCATGCGGACCATTTGACAGTTTTAAGGGAAAAGACTAAGGTAAATTGAAAACTTAATCGCTCCTTTTGCCCTAAAATCTTTTTCCCCGAGAGGTGTTTTATGGTTACCAAGGAAATTATTCGCCGCTTTTTCATCCAAAAACTGGCGAGCATAATCAGCCAACATTCGGAAAAAGGATTGCCGTTCTCTCCGGAAGAATCAGTCAAAATCGATTGGTGGATGGCTGAAAGGTGCATCGACCGTTATTTTCCCCATCTGGTGGAAGAAACTCTCCAAAAGATAAACGAAGAAAAACCGGAAAAATACGACTTTGCAGATTTCGAAAAAGGCTTTGGGTTCATGGTCTGGGACACGCTTTTCATAAGAAACGTCTCAGTCTGCCTGACCGCTCCTTTTTACGAAAACGTCTGGATTTACAAATAATAATTCCGGCCGCTATTTACCCGAAGTTACTTAGGCAACTAAGTAACTTTTTTATTTTCCTTTATTTATTTTAGGGATTTTCTTATTATATTCTCTTCAACGGCAAAAGCAAATTGTCCTTCCTTTTGTTTAACTGTTCCGATTTTTATCGGCAGAACAAAACGCGGACTGCCGGATTGCGCTTTTTTATCATACTCCATTATCTCAACGAGCTTATTAATATTACCTTTATAAACAGTAGGCAACCCAGCGGAATGAATAAGTTCATTCTGACTGCTCAAGTCAGCGTCGCTTAAAAGCCCGAGCAAATTAGAAATTTTTCCTTCAAAAACCATCCCCAACGCGACCGCCTCACCATGAGAAATCTTATAGTTCTCAATCGTTTCAATGGCATGGCCGATAGTGTGGCCGTAGTTCAAAATTGTTCTTTCCCCAGATTCTTTTTCGTCTTTGCTGACAATCGCCGCTTTAATTTTGGCCGCTCTTTCAATAATTTCCACCAATTCTTTTTCTCCAAGATTTGAATAATTATTTTGTAAAAATTCATATAATTTAGCATCTTTGATCGTTCCGTATTTTATCAATTCCGCCAAACCATTTTTAATTTCTTTTTTCGGCAAAGTGTTTAAAAAATTTATAGCGGTAATCACGGCGACCGGCTGATAAAAAGCGCCGAATAAATTTTTTCCTTCGGGCATGTCCACTCCGGTTTTTCCGCCAATACTACTGTCCACTTGAGCCAGCAAAGTTGTCGGTATTTGAATAAATTTAATTCCTCTTTCGAAAATAGAAGCCAAAAATCCGGCTAAATCACCAACCACTCCGCCACCCAAAGCGATTATCATCGATTCTCTACCAAAACCATTTTTAATCATTTTTCGGCCAAGAGAAATAACCGTGGCGAATGTTTTTGATTTCTCGCCAGCTGTAAAACTAAATACTTTTGAAAACAAGCCGGCTTGATTAAGTTTTTTTCCCAAATCTACGGCATAAAGCTTCCCGACATTCGAATCTGTAATGATAGCAAATTTACCGCAGCCGAATTTTTTGAAATTTTCTTCAGCAACAATACCTTTTCCGATTTTTATCGGATAACTATTATTTTCAAGATTTACAATTATTTCAACCATAAATGTCAGGAATAAACCCACCCTTCCGCCAGCTGGCGGATCGCCGGGCTCGGCACCCCTCCCCCACGCATCGCTATTGCTTTACGGGGCAGGCAAGAGGGGAATTAAAAACGTTACGCATTATGAGTTATGAGTTATGCGTTACGCGAGGTGGGCAGCGGAAATTTTCCGCAAAGTTTTTTCACTTCTTTTTTCAGCTCGGCCAATTTCGTTTCGTCATTTTTATTCATTATCGCCTGGTCGATCCACTCGGCGATTTTCGTCATTTCCGCTTCTTTCATGCCGCGGGTGGTAATCGCCGGCGTGCCCAGGCGGATCCCGGAAGGATCCATGGGCGAGCGGGGATCATCCGGCACCATATTTTTATTGACCGTGATTCCGGCCTTATCTAAAGCGATTTGCGCCTCTTTACCGCTGATATTTTTATTGGTGACATCGATCAACAATAAATGATTGTCAGTTTGCCCGAAACAAATACGATAATCGCGTTTCTTAAATTCTTTTTCCAAAACTTTGGCGTTCGCCATTATCTGGCGGGCATATTCTTTAAAACTCGGCTCGAGCGCTTCCTTAAAAGCCACAGCCTTGGCGGCAATATTATTTTCATGCGGGCCGCCCTGAAATCCGGGGAAGACCGACTTGTCGATCGCCTTGGCGAACTTTTCTTTGCACATGATCATGCCGCCGCGGGGGCCGCGCAAAGTTTTGTGCGTGGTCGTGGTAACAATATCGAGGATCGGCACCGGATTATTCATCGCCCCGCCGGCAATCAGCCCGGCGATGTGAGCGATGTCAGCCATGGTAATGGCGCCGACTTCATCGGCAATCGCTTGAATTTTTTGATAATCGATTTCGCGCGAATAAGCGCTATAGCCCACCAAAATTAATTTCGGTTTATGCTCGATCGCCATTTGGCGGAGATTATCCAGATCGATCACACCCGCGGCGTTCGTCTTATAGCGGACAAAATTAAAAATTTTCGCCATATAAGTTACCGGGTGGCCGTGCGTCAGATGTCCGCCATGCGATAAATCCATGCCCAAAATCGTATCGCCCGGTTCAAGCAAGGCAAAATAGACGGCAATATTGGCCGGCGCGCCCGAAAGCGGCTGGACATTGACGTGCTCGGCGCCAAAAATTTTCTTGGCCCGCTCGATCGCCAGCGTTTCGACTTCATCGATAAATTGGCAGCCGCCATAATAACGCTTGCCGCAATAACCTTCGGAATATTTATTGGTCAGCACCGAGCCGAGCGCTTCCAGCACGGCCGGTGAAACGAAATTTTCCGATGGGATCATCTCCAGACCCTCTTCCTGCCGCTTGGTTTCTCTGGCCAAGGCCGCGTAAATTTCCTGATCCTCTTTTTTTAAATTTTTATATTTAAACATAGCAAAGAATTGTTAAAAATTATTAAAATCCGGCTAATTGCCGCCTATTACACCATAAGGCCCAAAATTATGACTAATGTCTTAATATTACAGCCTAAAATTCGCTCTGTCAAAACTAAAAATCCAAAAAAACAATAATTTCTTTGACAAATTATTTTTTATAAATTATTATATTTAGTTCCCTGTTTTTTCACTTACCAAAAAAGAAAGGTCGTATCCATGGATCAAACAAAAGCTGTTGCCCGGCAAAAAACTTCCCCGGGATCCGTGGCAGAGGCGATTGTCTTTGCTCCGGGTAAAACGATGTGTTCGATTTTTTTTCTTCCCAAATCCTGCCGCGATCGCGCCGTAGTCCCGATAGTTTATGAATATTTCTATGACGACGAAAATCTTGCCGCTCTGTTGAGAGCCAACTCGCGGGAGCAAAACGTCGTCAGACAAATTATTTTGCTCGGCGGCAAATACCTTGTTTCGACCGCCACCGGGACGATCATGGATTTTAACCTGCCCGGGCTGCCCAAAACCGAACAGCTCGATTATTGTTCTTTTTCCAAAAAAAATATCGAGGCCGCCAAACGATTGGTAATGGCCGCGGAGATTGAACAGGCGGTGGCCGCCCTGATCTACTGGCCAAAAACGCAGGGCGAAGCATAAGCAATCCCGGCTCAATCTATTTTTCGTATTACAAAACCGTTAAACCCCGGCCAGGCTTAACGGTTTTTTCTTTTAGCCGCTTTATTGTCCGGTCGAATCCTGCGGGATAATTTCGAACCGAGCGGCCATTTCCGCAAAGATCGCGTCATATTGGCAAGAATTTTCCACGCAATAATGCTGCAATTTATAGAGAATGTCGCCGGAGACGGCGTTGATCTGGGTAATGGAAATCCTTTTGCCGATAATTTGATTGACGTATTTTTCCTCCCGGCCCAAAAGCGGCCCGACTTTGACCGGCTCGGTCGAAGTAACAAATTGCAAGCCCGGAATGCCTTTTTGATTATTGGCAAAATCCTCTTTCATAAATTCCGCCAGAGTAGTGGTGCTGTTCTTGGGCAGGGAATAAACGGAGATTACCACTTTTTCCGCCACGGTATTGGTCGCGATCGAACCCGGCGGCAAATAAAAAAGAAACATTCCCTGCTTTTGTTCCTGCCAATCGCCCGGAATGTAAACGCTCAAAGTTTTGTGCGTCATCTTTTGGGGATTCTTAATCGCGCCAAAATCATGCCCGTTTTTGTCGGCCGTATTTTGCTGCGGTAAAAAATTAATAAAAGCGCAGCCGCTAAGCGAGAGCGCCAGAAAAAAAATCACGGTTAAAAAAATTTTATTTTTCATTTGCTTTTAATGATATTTTTTTAAGATGATGGCATGATTTAAGGAAAAAATAGCCGACCACCGCGAAAGTCACCAGCGGCGAAAGGTAATT
Above is a window of Patescibacteria group bacterium DNA encoding:
- a CDS encoding bifunctional 5,10-methylenetetrahydrofolate dehydrogenase/5,10-methenyltetrahydrofolate cyclohydrolase — translated: MKIIDGKKIADKIKDEIVAEILLRNQNDICAPKRPMLAIILVGDRPDSQLYVSLKEKEAKKVGVDTTLYKLPANAAEAELEEMIKFLNNDTATDGILLQLPLPDNFNTDKIIALMDPAKDVDRFHPENLKKLMAGDEEILPPVCQVILEIFEEIKFNPEGRSACIVVNSEIFGLALAKILELHGALTKIVTPADGDLAEQTAKADILVTAVGQPDLITGEMIKKDAVIIDIGISKEDDKVRGDVNAASVKDQAGYLTPVPGGVGPITIAAALKNTVEIWKSRKVD
- a CDS encoding serine hydroxymethyltransferase, which encodes MFKYKNLKKEDQEIYAALARETKRQEEGLEMIPSENFVSPAVLEALGSVLTNKYSEGYCGKRYYGGCQFIDEVETLAIERAKKIFGAEHVNVQPLSGAPANIAVYFALLEPGDTILGMDLSHGGHLTHGHPVTYMAKIFNFVRYKTNAAGVIDLDNLRQMAIEHKPKLILVGYSAYSREIDYQKIQAIADEVGAITMADIAHIAGLIAGGAMNNPVPILDIVTTTTHKTLRGPRGGMIMCKEKFAKAIDKSVFPGFQGGPHENNIAAKAVAFKEALEPSFKEYARQIMANAKVLEKEFKKRDYRICFGQTDNHLLLIDVTNKNISGKEAQIALDKAGITVNKNMVPDDPRSPMDPSGIRLGTPAITTRGMKEAEMTKIAEWIDQAIMNKNDETKLAELKKEVKKLCGKFPLPTSRNA
- the aroB gene encoding 3-dehydroquinate synthase is translated as MVEIIVNLENNSYPIKIGKGIVAEENFKKFGCGKFAIITDSNVGKLYAVDLGKKLNQAGLFSKVFSFTAGEKSKTFATVISLGRKMIKNGFGRESMIIALGGGVVGDLAGFLASIFERGIKFIQIPTTLLAQVDSSIGGKTGVDMPEGKNLFGAFYQPVAVITAINFLNTLPKKEIKNGLAELIKYGTIKDAKLYEFLQNNYSNLGEKELVEIIERAAKIKAAIVSKDEKESGERTILNYGHTIGHAIETIENYKISHGEAVALGMVFEGKISNLLGLLSDADLSSQNELIHSAGLPTVYKGNINKLVEIMEYDKKAQSGSPRFVLPIKIGTVKQKEGQFAFAVEENIIRKSLK